In Bogoriella caseilytica, the genomic window CTGGCGGTTGAAGGCCATCGGCAGGGCCGCGCTGCGCAGCTCGGCGAGCTGGTTCTCCTCGGTGAAACCCCACTCGGGCGGTGTGTGCTTCATCCAGGTGCGGAACATGGCCTTGTAATCCAGGCCGGTCGGCTTGGCGGTGGAGGAGAGCGAGCCGAGGCCCACATTCACGGTGCCGTCACCCAGGGCGAAGATCCAGCCGTACCCGGGGATGAGGTTGGACTTGCCGGGCTCGCCGTCCCACAACTCGAGGTGGGACTCCATCATCGGATCGTCATGGCGCGGGGAGCGAAAGTAGGTGCGCACGGCCACGCCCATGGGCCGGTTCTCGTTCTTCTCGATCCCCACCGAGGTGGCCAGCCGGGCGGAGACCCCGCCGGCGTCGATCACGATGGGGGCCCGGAAAGTCTGATCCTCACCGCTGCGGCGGCCGCGTTCGTCCACCGGGCGTGCCGTGACGCCCAGCACGCGGCCGGAGCGCTCGTGCGCGACGGCGCCGGTGACCGCCATCCCCTCGAGCAGACGCGCCCCCGTTCGCTCGGCGTGACGGACCAGGGTCTCGTCGAGGGAGGTGCGGGCACGGGCAAGGCCGTAGGAGGGCATCTCGGCGAGCTCGGGCCAGGGCAGCTCGATCGTGTGACCAGCGCCGTGGGTACGCAGGCCCCAGTTACGGATCCACCCGTCCTCCTCGCTGGTGGAGACACCCATGCGGATCAGCTCGGCCACGGCGCGCGGGGTCA contains:
- a CDS encoding geranylgeranyl reductase family protein, translating into MGWPAHLTPADEADVIVVGAGPGGAAAAHYLASTGLDVLLLDKARFPRDKICGDGLTPRAVAELIRMGVSTSEEDGWIRNWGLRTHGAGHTIELPWPELAEMPSYGLARARTSLDETLVRHAERTGARLLEGMAVTGAVAHERSGRVLGVTARPVDERGRRSGEDQTFRAPIVIDAGGVSARLATSVGIEKNENRPMGVAVRTYFRSPRHDDPMMESHLELWDGEPGKSNLIPGYGWIFALGDGTVNVGLGSLSSTAKPTGLDYKAMFRTWMKHTPPEWGFTEENQLAELRSAALPMAFNRQPHYRQGLLLVGDSGGMVSPFNGEGIAYAMQSGRIAADVVSQALARSSAYEREKALRTYPKLLSEELGGYFSLGRAFARIIEHPEVMRVCVKHGLPRPTLMRFTMKLLSDGFDRRDGDWMDRTITALTKLAPAA